One window from the genome of Dermacentor silvarum isolate Dsil-2018 chromosome 7, BIME_Dsil_1.4, whole genome shotgun sequence encodes:
- the LOC125947210 gene encoding uncharacterized protein LOC125947210, translated as MSGFRAHLSTHNRMLQRSRDVFNPAYKMGTKAILGLHLTKAFDNVSREAILTKLSFINPGECLFNCVSSFLTDRTADITLDVLKSGSIPLGSRGTPQGSVLLPFLFNLALITLPPKITAMPGLLHSFYTADITL; from the coding sequence ATGAGTGGATTCCGCGCCCACCTTTCCACGCATAACAGAATGCTTCAGCGCTCGCGAGACGTTTTCAACCCCGCTTACAAAATGGGCACGAAGGCCATTCTCGGGCTCCACctaaccaaagccttcgacaacgtctcgcGCGAAGCCATCCTCACTAAACTCTCCTTCATCAACCCCGGCGAATGCTTGTTCAACTGCGTAAGCTCGTTCCTCACCGATCGGACTGCCGATATCACGCTAGACGTTCTCAAGTCGGGTTCAATACCCCTAGGCAGTCGCGGCACACCACAAGGCTCGGTTCTCTTGCCATTCCTCTTTAACCTCGCCCTTATCACACTGCCGCCTAAAATCACTGCCATGCCAGGCCTGCTGCACTCCTTCTACACAGCCGACATCACCTTGTGA